A genomic stretch from Garciella nitratireducens DSM 15102 includes:
- a CDS encoding precorrin-8X methylmutase, with the protein MNYRNDPQEIEKKSFEIIASELGVHFSDSRVEAIVKRVIHTTADFEYAKLLEFSPTAIEEGIKALKEGGSIYCDTNMIVAGVNKKSFNRFGGHLYNFVHEEEVCVEAKKRGVTRSIIAIEKALEKKDIKIFAIGNAPTALYTLLEKCKEGYPKPNLIIGVPVGFVGAAESKEELKKHDIPYILTSGRKGGSTVAVAIINALEKCI; encoded by the coding sequence ATGAATTATAGAAATGATCCTCAAGAAATAGAGAAAAAGAGTTTTGAAATCATTGCTTCAGAATTAGGAGTTCATTTTTCAGATAGTCGAGTAGAAGCTATTGTAAAAAGGGTAATTCATACTACTGCTGATTTTGAATATGCTAAGCTATTAGAATTTAGTCCTACAGCGATTGAAGAAGGAATAAAAGCATTGAAAGAAGGAGGAAGTATCTATTGTGATACGAATATGATTGTAGCGGGAGTAAATAAAAAATCTTTTAATAGGTTTGGAGGGCATCTATATAATTTTGTTCATGAGGAAGAAGTATGTGTTGAAGCGAAGAAAAGAGGAGTAACTCGATCCATAATAGCAATAGAAAAAGCATTAGAAAAGAAAGATATCAAAATTTTTGCTATTGGGAATGCCCCGACGGCTCTTTATACTCTTTTAGAAAAGTGTAAAGAAGGATATCCTAAACCTAATCTTATTATAGGGGTTCCAGTAGGGTTTGTAGGGGCTGCAGAATCTAAAGAAGAATTGAAAAAACATGATATTCCATATATCTTAACTTCTGGAAGGAAGGGGGGGAGTACTGTAGCAGTAGCTATTATCAATGCATTAGAAAAGTGCATTTAA
- the cbiD gene encoding cobalt-precorrin-5B (C(1))-methyltransferase CbiD yields MEKYIYKDGKNMRYGYTTGSCATAAAKGAARMLVYQKKIETVRISTLKGWDLDLELEDRIFTKNFAQCSVKKDSGDDPDSTNGINIFAKVERIKKQGIEITGGEGIGMVTKRGLSIEPGNYAINPIPRESIKKAVEEELPKKWGVKVTIFCPQGVEIAKKTFNPQLGIQGGISILGTTGIIEPMSEEAFKDSLAIEISIKKAEGIKQLIFSPGNYGNDFSKSMGLDSKYLIKTSNFIGFMLDKAEEFQIEKILWIGHIGKMVKIAGGIFHTHSYMADARMEILAAYAALLKAPYSLVQKILSSMTTEEAIEFIKDWEKEREFFNLIAQKVSDRCRKRIKSPIQLGTILFSQKYGFLGQCRDAEKLLEGFKIE; encoded by the coding sequence ATGGAAAAATATATTTATAAAGATGGAAAAAATATGCGCTATGGTTATACTACAGGATCCTGTGCTACAGCCGCGGCCAAGGGAGCTGCGAGAATGTTAGTTTATCAAAAAAAGATAGAAACTGTCCGGATTTCAACTCTAAAAGGATGGGATTTGGATTTAGAGTTAGAGGATAGAATTTTTACTAAGAATTTCGCGCAATGTTCTGTAAAAAAAGATAGCGGAGATGATCCAGATAGCACAAATGGAATTAATATATTTGCTAAGGTGGAAAGAATAAAAAAGCAGGGAATAGAGATAACAGGAGGAGAAGGAATTGGGATGGTAACCAAAAGAGGCCTTTCTATTGAGCCGGGGAATTATGCTATTAATCCTATTCCAAGAGAAAGTATAAAAAAAGCAGTAGAAGAAGAACTCCCTAAAAAATGGGGAGTAAAGGTAACTATATTTTGTCCACAAGGGGTAGAAATTGCAAAAAAGACCTTTAATCCTCAGCTAGGAATTCAAGGAGGTATTTCTATCCTAGGAACTACTGGAATTATAGAACCTATGTCCGAAGAAGCATTTAAAGATTCCTTAGCTATAGAAATTTCAATAAAAAAAGCAGAGGGAATCAAACAATTAATTTTTTCTCCAGGAAATTATGGAAATGATTTTTCAAAATCTATGGGATTAGATTCAAAGTATCTTATAAAAACTAGTAATTTTATTGGTTTCATGTTAGATAAAGCAGAAGAATTTCAGATAGAAAAAATTTTATGGATAGGACATATAGGAAAAATGGTTAAGATAGCAGGGGGAATTTTTCATACGCATAGTTATATGGCAGATGCTCGTATGGAAATTTTAGCAGCTTATGCAGCTTTGTTAAAAGCACCTTATTCTCTGGTTCAAAAGATTTTATCCTCTATGACCACTGAAGAAGCTATAGAATTTATTAAAGATTGGGAAAAAGAAAGAGAGTTTTTTAATCTAATTGCTCAAAAGGTAAGCGATCGATGCCGAAAAAGAATAAAATCTCCTATTCAATTAGGAACTATTTTATTTTCTCAAAAATATGGTTTTCTAGGACAATGTAGAGATGCAGAAAAACTATTGGAGGGATTTAAGATTGAATAA